A single region of the Psychrobacter alimentarius genome encodes:
- a CDS encoding electron transfer flavoprotein subunit beta/FixA family protein, with the protein MKALVAVKRVIDYNVKVRVKADNSGVDLSNTKMSINPFDEIAVEEAVRLKEAGVIDEVIVASIGPKESQEQIRAALALGGDRGILVVTDEKPYPLQVAKILKNIAETESTDIILLGKQAIDDDNNQTGQMLAALMGIGQGTFASEVKVEGDKVNVTREIDGGLQTVSLALPAVITTDLRLNEPRYAKLPNIMKAKKKQLDEKTPADFGVDMTSKQEIIKVVPPADRKAGIKVGSVDELIDKLRNEAKVI; encoded by the coding sequence GCATTAGTAGCGGTCAAGCGTGTCATTGATTATAACGTGAAAGTTCGTGTAAAAGCTGATAACTCTGGCGTTGATCTATCAAACACTAAAATGTCAATCAACCCATTTGACGAAATTGCGGTAGAAGAAGCGGTTCGCCTAAAAGAAGCGGGCGTTATTGATGAAGTTATTGTGGCATCAATCGGTCCAAAAGAATCGCAAGAGCAAATCCGCGCAGCCTTAGCCCTAGGCGGAGACCGTGGTATTTTAGTCGTGACTGACGAAAAACCATACCCATTGCAAGTTGCTAAAATCCTAAAGAATATTGCTGAAACTGAAAGCACTGATATTATCTTGCTGGGTAAACAAGCCATTGATGATGACAACAACCAAACTGGTCAAATGCTAGCCGCACTGATGGGTATTGGTCAGGGTACTTTTGCTTCAGAAGTGAAAGTTGAAGGCGATAAAGTAAACGTAACTCGTGAAATCGATGGTGGTTTACAAACTGTTTCACTGGCCTTGCCAGCGGTTATCACGACAGACTTGCGCTTGAACGAGCCACGTTATGCAAAATTGCCAAACATTATGAAGGCAAAGAAGAAGCAGCTTGACGAGAAGACACCAGCTGACTTCGGTGTTGATATGACATCTAAGCAAGAGATTATTAAAGTGGTGCCACCTGCTGATCGCAAAGCTGGTATCAAAGTAGGGTCGGTTGATGAGTTGATTGATAAGCTAAGAAATGAAGCAAAAGTCATTTAA